Proteins encoded within one genomic window of Candidatus Hydrogenedentota bacterium:
- a CDS encoding Gfo/Idh/MocA family oxidoreductase, with protein sequence MTKVGLIGLGRIAGLHQLGYADFPDARIHAVCDVNAELAETRRRQWNAAKSYTDYRALLSDPEIDAVEIVTPQTVHEPMVIDAAAAGKHIAVQKPMTTSMAAADRMLDAVRNAGVLFKVTDNYVTHPPIVLAKRLLGEGLIGDPIMLRMKFVGGQWEGGWQVPPDTWAWRREEVARGRGIQTFDHGHHMWATAWFLMGEIERVVAWIDWTSEFIDCPAVIMWKYKDAKRYGTCDYTQAVDLQIPTRYYSCDEWFEVTGSRGILLVRRCTGNILDGPPVSTFTNDGWKHYDVPSDWAEGFRGATRNFIRAVQGRETPLLTGQQAREVLRFAFALRKSADERREIALDEIA encoded by the coding sequence ATGACCAAGGTGGGCCTGATCGGACTCGGGCGCATTGCCGGCCTGCATCAACTGGGTTACGCGGACTTTCCGGATGCGCGGATCCACGCGGTTTGCGACGTGAATGCGGAACTGGCCGAAACGCGCCGCCGCCAGTGGAATGCCGCCAAGTCTTATACGGATTATCGCGCGTTGCTGAGCGACCCGGAGATTGACGCGGTCGAGATCGTCACGCCCCAGACCGTGCACGAACCGATGGTCATCGACGCGGCCGCCGCGGGCAAGCACATTGCGGTGCAGAAACCCATGACTACGAGCATGGCTGCGGCCGACCGCATGCTCGATGCCGTGCGCAACGCGGGCGTCCTGTTCAAGGTGACGGACAATTACGTCACGCACCCGCCCATCGTACTGGCGAAGCGCCTCCTTGGCGAGGGGCTCATCGGCGACCCGATTATGCTGCGCATGAAATTCGTCGGAGGGCAATGGGAAGGCGGCTGGCAGGTGCCGCCGGACACGTGGGCCTGGCGGCGCGAGGAAGTCGCGCGCGGCCGTGGTATCCAGACCTTTGACCACGGCCACCACATGTGGGCTACCGCGTGGTTCCTGATGGGTGAGATCGAGCGTGTCGTGGCGTGGATCGATTGGACCAGCGAGTTCATCGACTGTCCCGCGGTGATCATGTGGAAGTACAAAGACGCGAAACGGTACGGCACGTGCGACTACACGCAGGCTGTCGATCTCCAAATCCCGACGCGGTATTATTCGTGCGACGAATGGTTCGAGGTCACGGGCAGCCGGGGCATCCTCCTCGTGCGCCGCTGCACGGGCAATATCCTGGATGGCCCGCCGGTCAGCACGTTTACAAACGACGGCTGGAAACATTATGACGTGCCTTCCGACTGGGCGGAAGGCTTCCGCGGCGCCACGCGCAACTTCATCCGCGCGGTCCAGGGCCGCGAAACGCCGCTGCTCACGGGCCAACAGGCCC